A genomic stretch from Oreochromis aureus strain Israel breed Guangdong linkage group 17, ZZ_aureus, whole genome shotgun sequence includes:
- the ptn gene encoding pleiotrophin, giving the protein MNGQKQWTRVAIALLVLTVIAAEGGKAEKQGKKERKSDCGDWQWSVCVANEGDCGLGTREGTRAGTDCKQTIKTQRCKIPCNWKKKFGGECKYDFQAWGECDLATGKKNRTGVLKRALMDATCAATVTATKPCGKIPKTKLQDAKKQKKEGKKRERTQMADELV; this is encoded by the exons GACAGAAGCAGTGGACACGGGTGGCAATAGCACTCCTGGTGCTTACAGTGATTGCAGCTGAAGGAGgcaaagcagaaaaacaag GAAAGAAGGAGCGCAAGTCAGACTGTGGGGATTGGCAGTGGAGTGTGTGCGTAGCCAATGAAGGGGACTGTGGACTCGGCACCAGGGAGGGAACACGCGCCGGCACTGACTGCAAGCAGACCATCAAGACCCAGCGCTGCAAGATCCCTTGCAACTGGAAAAAGAAGTTTGGAG GCGAATGCAAGTACGACTTCCAGGCCTGGGGGGAGTGCGATCTGGCAACGGGCAAGAAGAACAGAACGGGAGTGCTAAAGCGAGCGCTCATGGACGCGACCTGCGCCGCCACCGTCACAGCCACCAAGCCTTGTGGGAAAATCCCTAAGACCAAGCTGCAAG ATGCAAAGAAGCAAAAGAAGGAAGGCAAGAAGCGAGAGCGCACCCAAATGGCTGATGAGCTTGTTTGA